CGCAGCCCCGACAGGGTCTCCCTGCTCGTGGCCTCGATGGCGCTCAGGGCGGCCCTCGCCTCCAGCGGCTGCGTCTCGATGACCCGGCTGCCGACTCCGGCCTGGATCGCGATGATGCCGATGCTGTGCGCGACCTGGTCGTGCAACTCACGGGCGATCCGCAGCCGTTCGGCCGTGATCGCCTCGGCGACCTCGTGCGACCGCAGCTCATTCGCGTACCGGCGGCGCTCGCTGCCGAGGAGGCCCACCACACAGGTGGTCACCAGGGCCAGGAGAGCGATCGTCCCGATCACGACGAGATTCTCGGGGTCGTGCGCGAAACCGAGGATCAGCAGGCACTGCGTGAGGAACGTGAGGCAGACGGCGACCACCGACGCCCGCAGGGTGCGGGTCGCGACGACGTACCCGAGCGTGACGTCGACCGCGACGAACGGCACGAACCACACAGGACCGTGGTACTTGGCCAGCGGCGGCAGGAGCGCCGTGACGAGCAGCATCATGACGAGGGCCGCCATGGGCCTGCGCCGGATCATGCCGACGAGCAGGACCGCGGCGAGAGCCGAGCCGCAGGCCGGGAGGATGCCGGGCGCCCTCCGGTCGGCGCTGACCGCGGGGAGCAGCGCCATGAACGGGTACAGGACCGCGCCGATCCAGGTGAGGACCGTACGGTGCGTCCCGTAGGCGCGCTGGGGCGGCGGGGGTGTCGAGGTGGCGTCCACACAGGGATCGTAGGTGCGCCGCCCGCTCCCGGCATGAGCCCACGGGCTGCATCCCACGGGTGCATGCCGACCCCGGGGAAGGCCGTCGACGGGCCGATGCGCGCCCCTCACCCGCACCGGCACCGTTGCCCTCGTGATCGAAGTCAGCGAACTCACCAAGCGGTACGGCGACAAGACCGCCGTCGACCACCTCTCCTTCACCGTGCGGCCGGGACAGGTCACCGGTTTCCTCGGCCCCAACGGCGCGGGCAAGACGACCACCATGCGGATGGTCCTCGGCCTGGACGCGCCCACCGCCGGCACCTCCACCGTCGGCGGCGTCCCCTTCCGCACCCACCCGCGCGGCCTGCGCCACGTCGGCGCGCTGCTCGACGCGCAGCAGGTCCACGGCGGGCGCAGCGCCACCGCGCACCTGGGCGCCCTGGCCCGCAGCAACCGCATCCCGGTGAGCCGCGTGGCCGAGGTGCTCGCCGAGGTGGGCCTGACCGAGGCGGCCGGGCGCCGCATCGGCGGGTTCTCCCTCGGCATGAAGCAGCGGCTCGGCATCGCGGCGGCGCTGCTCGGCGACCCTCC
The DNA window shown above is from Streptomyces sp. NBC_01445 and carries:
- a CDS encoding sensor histidine kinase, with amino-acid sequence MDATSTPPPPQRAYGTHRTVLTWIGAVLYPFMALLPAVSADRRAPGILPACGSALAAVLLVGMIRRRPMAALVMMLLVTALLPPLAKYHGPVWFVPFVAVDVTLGYVVATRTLRASVVAVCLTFLTQCLLILGFAHDPENLVVIGTIALLALVTTCVVGLLGSERRRYANELRSHEVAEAITAERLRIARELHDQVAHSIGIIAIQAGVGSRVIETQPLEARAALSAIEATSRETLSGLRRTLVALRRSGPSAESGAAPYGPAPGLGDLERLAATTADAGVEVDLRWTGKRRQLPPDIDLSAYRIVQEALTNVVRHSGAGRCRVSVGFGEDELSVEVVDEGRGMQGAGTGVGFGITGMRERVALLHGEFSAGPRPEGGFRVAARLPLPEPVATPADGTAAAGADAR